One window of the Xiphophorus hellerii strain 12219 chromosome 15, Xiphophorus_hellerii-4.1, whole genome shotgun sequence genome contains the following:
- the gtf2a1 gene encoding transcription initiation factor IIA subunit 1 isoform X2, whose translation MASSANSNQVPKLYRGVIEDVINEVRELFLDEGVDEQVLLELKTLWENKLLQSKAVEGFHTDEQAALQATQQQQVQHVPQVQQVTQPTQAQQVLLPPQQQQATPQQVIVQDPKILQHMSATGMSAAATAATLALPTGVTPYQQIITSQGQILQVVRAPNGTQYIIQQSQQPIVLQQPMQPGGVQAPVIQQVLAPLQGGLPQQTGVIIQPQQIVLASGNKVQGNTQVVQTATMVQQTGQMAVAAAAAGGAAAVQVQQAQGAAAPQAPPQAQQQSQPQPQAQQPPMMLQVDGAGDTSSEEDEDEEEEYDEDEEEEKDKDGGEDGQVEEEPLNSEDDVSEDEDQELFDTENVVVCQYDKIHRSKTKWKFHLKDGIMNLNGRDFVFSKATGDAEW comes from the exons ATGGCGAGCTCGGCTAACTCGAACCAAGTG CCTAAATTGTACAGGGGTGTAATCGAAGATGTGATCAACGAGGTGCGGGAGCTGTTCCTGGATGAGGGAGTGGATGAGCAGGTTCTCCTGGAGCTGAAAACG CTGTGGGAGAACAAGCTGCTGCAGTCCAAGGCAGTGGAGGGCTTCCACACGGACGAGCAGGCGGCCCTGCAGGccactcagcagcagcaggttcagCACGTCCCGCAGGTCCAGCAGGTGACGCAGCCAACGCAGGCCCAGCAGGTCCTCCTGCCCCCCCAGCAGCAGCAAG CAACCCCGCAGCAAGTCATTGTTCAGGATCCGAAGATTCTCCAGCACATGAGTGCAACGGGGATG AGCGCAGCAGCTACCGCAGCCACTCTAGCTTTACCCACAGGGGTCACCCCATACCAACAGATCATCACCAGCCAAG GTCAGATCCTGCAGGTGGTGCGTGCTCCTAACGGCACTCAGTACATCATCCAACAGTCCCAGCAGCCAATCGTTCTGCAGCAGCCGATGCAGCCTGGTGGCGTTCAGGCTCCCGTTATACAGCAG GTGCTGGCTCCCCTGCAGGGAGGTCTGCCCCAGCAAACCGGAGTCATCATCCAGCCGCAGCAGATCGTTTTAGCTTCAGGAAACAAAGTCCAAGGCAACACGCAG GTGGTGCAAACGGCAACCATGGTGCAGCAGACCGGTCAGATGGCGGTGgccgctgcagcagcaggaggggCGGCGGCAGTTCAGGTCCAGCAAGCCCAGGGCGCAGCTGCTCCGCAGGCCCCCCCGCAGGCGCAGCAGCAGAGCCAGCCGCAACCTCAGGCACAGCAGCCTCCCATGATGCTGCAGGTGGACGGGGCGGGGGACACCTCGTCTGAGGAGGAcgaggacgaagaggaggagtacgacgaggacgaggaggaagagaaagacaAGGACGGTGGCGAAGACGGACAGGTTGAAGAG GAGCCCTTGAACAGCGAAGACGATGTCAGCGAAGACGAAGATCAGGAGCTGTTTGATACAGAGAATGTTGTGGTGTGCCAGTACGATAAG
- the gtf2a1 gene encoding transcription initiation factor IIA subunit 1 isoform X1 has product MASSANSNQVPKLYRGVIEDVINEVRELFLDEGVDEQVLLELKTLWENKLLQSKAVEGFHTDEQAALQATQQQQVQHVPQVQQVTQPTQAQQVLLPPQQQQATPQQVIVQDPKILQHMSATGMSAAATAATLALPTGVTPYQQIITSQGQILQVVRAPNGTQYIIQQSQQPIVLQQPMQPGGVQAPVIQQVLAPLQGGLPQQTGVIIQPQQIVLASGNKVQGNTQQVVQTATMVQQTGQMAVAAAAAGGAAAVQVQQAQGAAAPQAPPQAQQQSQPQPQAQQPPMMLQVDGAGDTSSEEDEDEEEEYDEDEEEEKDKDGGEDGQVEEEPLNSEDDVSEDEDQELFDTENVVVCQYDKIHRSKTKWKFHLKDGIMNLNGRDFVFSKATGDAEW; this is encoded by the exons ATGGCGAGCTCGGCTAACTCGAACCAAGTG CCTAAATTGTACAGGGGTGTAATCGAAGATGTGATCAACGAGGTGCGGGAGCTGTTCCTGGATGAGGGAGTGGATGAGCAGGTTCTCCTGGAGCTGAAAACG CTGTGGGAGAACAAGCTGCTGCAGTCCAAGGCAGTGGAGGGCTTCCACACGGACGAGCAGGCGGCCCTGCAGGccactcagcagcagcaggttcagCACGTCCCGCAGGTCCAGCAGGTGACGCAGCCAACGCAGGCCCAGCAGGTCCTCCTGCCCCCCCAGCAGCAGCAAG CAACCCCGCAGCAAGTCATTGTTCAGGATCCGAAGATTCTCCAGCACATGAGTGCAACGGGGATG AGCGCAGCAGCTACCGCAGCCACTCTAGCTTTACCCACAGGGGTCACCCCATACCAACAGATCATCACCAGCCAAG GTCAGATCCTGCAGGTGGTGCGTGCTCCTAACGGCACTCAGTACATCATCCAACAGTCCCAGCAGCCAATCGTTCTGCAGCAGCCGATGCAGCCTGGTGGCGTTCAGGCTCCCGTTATACAGCAG GTGCTGGCTCCCCTGCAGGGAGGTCTGCCCCAGCAAACCGGAGTCATCATCCAGCCGCAGCAGATCGTTTTAGCTTCAGGAAACAAAGTCCAAGGCAACACGCAG CAGGTGGTGCAAACGGCAACCATGGTGCAGCAGACCGGTCAGATGGCGGTGgccgctgcagcagcaggaggggCGGCGGCAGTTCAGGTCCAGCAAGCCCAGGGCGCAGCTGCTCCGCAGGCCCCCCCGCAGGCGCAGCAGCAGAGCCAGCCGCAACCTCAGGCACAGCAGCCTCCCATGATGCTGCAGGTGGACGGGGCGGGGGACACCTCGTCTGAGGAGGAcgaggacgaagaggaggagtacgacgaggacgaggaggaagagaaagacaAGGACGGTGGCGAAGACGGACAGGTTGAAGAG GAGCCCTTGAACAGCGAAGACGATGTCAGCGAAGACGAAGATCAGGAGCTGTTTGATACAGAGAATGTTGTGGTGTGCCAGTACGATAAG